The Prosthecobacter sp. genome window below encodes:
- a CDS encoding response regulator transcription factor produces MAHLLIVEDDELLRDALGAQLTQAGHRITTAADGAEALERLALQGFDGVVFDLGLPLVDGLTVLRRLRQRLPALPVLILTARDGVEDRVEGLNAGADDYLTKPFSPRELYLRISAILRRVNKVTHVSELQRGRFLLDRKNMKLFLDGAPLDLTTTEFKLLTTLMENDTTVHTRADLLREVWGYNSDVATRTLDTHIKRLREKLGAAGAHIVTIRGTGFQFQTEAAAPTSA; encoded by the coding sequence ATGGCCCACCTGCTGATTGTTGAAGACGACGAACTGCTGCGCGACGCGCTGGGCGCTCAGCTCACGCAAGCGGGCCACCGCATCACCACCGCGGCCGACGGTGCCGAGGCCCTGGAGCGGCTGGCCTTGCAGGGTTTCGACGGCGTGGTGTTCGACCTCGGCCTGCCCCTGGTGGATGGCCTGACCGTGCTGCGCCGCCTGCGCCAGCGCCTGCCCGCCCTGCCGGTGCTGATCCTCACCGCGCGCGACGGCGTCGAAGACCGCGTCGAAGGCCTGAACGCGGGCGCCGACGACTACCTCACCAAACCCTTCAGCCCGCGCGAGCTGTACCTGCGCATCAGCGCCATCCTGCGCCGGGTGAACAAGGTGACGCACGTCTCCGAACTCCAGCGCGGTCGTTTCCTGCTGGACCGCAAAAACATGAAACTCTTCCTTGATGGCGCGCCGCTTGATCTTACCACCACGGAGTTCAAGCTGCTGACCACCCTCATGGAAAACGACACCACCGTCCACACCCGCGCGGATCTTTTGCGCGAGGTCTGGGGCTACAACAGCGATGTGGCCACACGGACGCTGGACACCCACATCAAGCGTCTGCGCGAAAAGCTTGGCGCGGCGGGCGCGCATATCGTCACCATTCGCGGCACGGGCTTCCAGTTCCAGACGGAAGCCGCCGCACCCACGTCTGCATGA
- a CDS encoding DUF1549 domain-containing protein, with amino-acid sequence MKNLFAYPLLATCLLSFSHAANKPDTSAAAKQIDSILAADWQKNKLQGNPATDENTFVRRIYLDTIGRIPTTREADAFLTSKDADKRAKLIDKLLGSEAYVQHFFNYWADVLRLTSNGNQTGAITGAAYATFVKESLRANKPYDQFVRDMIAAQGKAWDNGAIGYYMRDRGMPLDNMANTVRVFLGTRIECAQCHNHPFDKWSQMQFYKMAAFTYGVQTQDYSGGVMSDVSDLLREKENAIRASFKEPQRPQRPQVKGKMTNDERKALENEFARQQKEYNEKMTAVNKQREEARLKLRSEQRGYQESMNDVRDTMRYTSVSSRDRKPTLPHDYQYSDAKPKSSVEPGAMMGHECITQPGETPLQAYARWMTSPENPRFTTVIANRLWKRVFGLALIEPLDELMDTTVPMIPEMEKHIEKLVVDMNYDMKAVLRVLYNTKAYQAQVTRQEYAPGNVYHFTGPLLRRMSAEQMWDSFVTLINPSPDMINQANREQMEQRILQAKKIADSVDALTPEEALVGLKKSADIYAKNRERTEVQQKLFAEARVAAKDARDAADAMPEGPAKVAAVTKADELRKKSDAIRNEVNRIQNEGRRVTYAEVITTGQKKLFEKVTGKPYQTVAMNTKGGSEAAPAMMNGGDMMMMSNGTRTERVIIPGYDRKELSKEEKQAVSEKARAAYAEEAEFFGIPEKEVKSYINAREQVARNTLRAAELESPAPRGHYLREFGQSDRETIENANNDASVPQALAMMNGSLLPQITSRYSQLMLTVNKAQYPDDKVEAAYMTVLSRKPTAREKEVWLKAQDSGLSTMDDLVFSLLNTQQFIFIQ; translated from the coding sequence TTGCTGTCATTCTCTCATGCTGCCAACAAACCGGACACCAGTGCTGCTGCAAAGCAGATCGACTCGATCCTGGCTGCTGACTGGCAGAAGAACAAGCTCCAGGGCAATCCTGCCACGGATGAGAACACGTTCGTCCGCCGCATTTATCTCGACACCATCGGCCGCATCCCGACGACGCGTGAGGCGGATGCCTTTCTCACTTCCAAGGATGCTGACAAGCGCGCCAAGCTCATCGACAAGCTGCTCGGCTCCGAAGCCTATGTGCAGCATTTCTTCAACTACTGGGCCGACGTGCTCCGCCTGACCTCCAACGGTAACCAGACCGGCGCGATCACTGGCGCGGCCTACGCGACCTTTGTGAAGGAGAGCCTCCGCGCCAACAAGCCCTACGACCAGTTCGTGCGCGACATGATCGCCGCCCAAGGCAAAGCTTGGGACAACGGTGCCATCGGTTATTACATGCGTGATCGCGGCATGCCGCTCGACAACATGGCGAACACCGTGCGCGTCTTCCTCGGCACGCGCATCGAGTGCGCCCAGTGCCACAATCATCCCTTCGATAAATGGTCGCAGATGCAGTTCTACAAGATGGCGGCCTTCACCTACGGCGTGCAGACACAGGACTACAGCGGCGGGGTCATGAGCGATGTGTCGGATCTCCTGCGTGAGAAAGAAAACGCCATCCGCGCGTCCTTCAAAGAGCCGCAGCGCCCGCAGCGCCCGCAGGTCAAGGGCAAGATGACCAATGACGAGCGCAAGGCCCTTGAAAACGAGTTTGCCCGCCAGCAGAAGGAGTACAACGAGAAGATGACTGCCGTGAACAAGCAGCGCGAGGAAGCCCGCCTGAAGCTCCGCAGCGAGCAGCGCGGTTACCAGGAGTCGATGAACGATGTGCGCGACACCATGCGCTACACCTCCGTCAGCAGCCGTGACCGCAAGCCCACCCTGCCGCATGACTATCAGTACAGCGATGCCAAGCCCAAATCCTCCGTCGAACCCGGTGCCATGATGGGCCACGAGTGCATCACCCAGCCGGGCGAGACACCGTTGCAGGCTTATGCACGCTGGATGACCAGCCCTGAAAACCCGCGTTTCACCACCGTTATTGCCAATCGCCTATGGAAGCGCGTGTTTGGCCTCGCCCTCATCGAGCCGCTCGACGAACTCATGGACACCACGGTGCCGATGATTCCCGAGATGGAAAAGCACATCGAGAAGCTCGTCGTGGACATGAACTATGACATGAAGGCCGTCCTTCGCGTGCTTTACAACACCAAGGCCTACCAGGCCCAGGTCACCCGTCAGGAATACGCCCCCGGCAATGTCTATCACTTCACCGGCCCGCTGCTGCGCCGCATGAGCGCCGAGCAGATGTGGGATTCCTTTGTCACGCTCATCAATCCGAGCCCGGACATGATCAATCAGGCCAATCGCGAACAGATGGAGCAGCGCATCCTTCAGGCCAAGAAGATCGCCGACAGCGTCGATGCCCTCACTCCCGAGGAAGCCCTCGTTGGCCTCAAGAAGTCTGCTGACATCTACGCCAAGAACCGTGAGCGCACCGAAGTGCAGCAAAAGCTCTTCGCCGAAGCGCGTGTGGCAGCCAAAGACGCCCGTGACGCGGCCGATGCGATGCCTGAAGGCCCTGCCAAGGTCGCTGCTGTCACGAAAGCGGATGAACTGCGCAAGAAGTCCGACGCCATTCGCAACGAGGTCAACCGCATCCAGAACGAAGGCCGCCGCGTCACCTATGCCGAGGTCATCACCACCGGCCAGAAGAAGCTCTTTGAGAAAGTCACCGGCAAGCCCTACCAGACGGTCGCCATGAACACCAAAGGCGGTTCTGAGGCAGCGCCCGCCATGATGAACGGTGGCGACATGATGATGATGTCCAACGGCACCCGCACGGAACGGGTCATCATCCCCGGCTATGACCGCAAAGAACTCAGCAAAGAAGAGAAGCAGGCCGTTTCCGAGAAAGCTCGCGCCGCATATGCCGAGGAAGCCGAGTTTTTCGGAATCCCGGAAAAGGAAGTGAAGTCCTACATCAACGCCCGCGAGCAGGTCGCTCGCAACACCCTGCGTGCCGCTGAACTCGAAAGCCCCGCTCCACGTGGCCACTATCTGCGCGAGTTCGGCCAGAGCGATCGTGAGACCATCGAAAACGCCAACAATGACGCCAGTGTGCCGCAGGCGCTCGCCATGATGAACGGCAGCCTGCTGCCGCAGATCACCAGCCGCTACAGCCAGCTCATGCTCACCGTGAACAAGGCCCAGTATCCTGATGACAAGGTTGAGGCCGCCTACATGACCGTTCTCTCCCGCAAGCCCACCGCTCGCGAGAAGGAAGTGTGGCTCAAGGCGCAGGACAGCGGCCTCAGCACCATGGACGACCTCGTCTTCTCTCTGTTGAACACCCAGCAGTTCATTTTCATTCAGTAA
- a CDS encoding mechanosensitive ion channel family protein: protein MNGNILDLATRWWISLGSAATTLLRVTIILIAAWLLVAILQRGIRTLRIRIASRMDDRESSKRAETLGRVFRYLVGVVVSLIAGMLVLSELGVSVAPILGAAGVVGLAVGFGAQSLVKDFFTGFFILLENQIRQGDVVKLGEHAGMVEVVTLRYVQLRDYDGNVHYVPNGHISTVINMTRGFSNAVMDIGVAYRENVDEVMRVMAEVARTMREEPAFGASITNELEIAGVERWADSAVVIRCRFRCRPLEQWNVKREYLRRLKAAFDAAGIEIPYPHLTVYAGQDHAGKATAFRVRPPEAA, encoded by the coding sequence ATGAACGGCAACATCCTGGACCTCGCCACTCGCTGGTGGATCAGCCTGGGCAGCGCTGCCACCACCCTGCTGCGGGTGACCATCATCCTCATCGCCGCCTGGCTGCTGGTCGCCATCCTGCAGCGCGGCATACGCACGCTGCGCATACGCATCGCCAGCCGCATGGACGACCGCGAGTCGAGCAAGCGCGCCGAAACCCTGGGCCGTGTCTTCCGCTACCTGGTCGGGGTGGTGGTGAGCCTGATCGCCGGCATGCTGGTGCTCTCCGAGCTGGGGGTGTCGGTGGCGCCCATCCTGGGCGCGGCTGGCGTGGTCGGTCTGGCGGTGGGTTTTGGCGCCCAGAGCCTGGTCAAGGACTTTTTCACCGGCTTCTTCATCCTGCTGGAAAACCAGATCCGGCAGGGTGATGTGGTCAAGCTGGGCGAACACGCCGGCATGGTGGAGGTGGTCACGCTGCGCTACGTGCAGCTGCGCGACTACGACGGCAACGTGCACTACGTGCCCAACGGCCACATCAGCACCGTGATCAACATGACGCGCGGCTTCAGCAACGCGGTCATGGACATCGGCGTGGCCTACCGCGAGAACGTGGACGAGGTGATGCGGGTCATGGCCGAAGTGGCCCGGACGATGCGCGAAGAGCCGGCCTTTGGCGCCAGCATCACGAACGAACTGGAGATCGCCGGCGTCGAACGCTGGGCCGACTCGGCGGTGGTCATCCGCTGCCGCTTTCGTTGCCGGCCCCTGGAGCAGTGGAACGTGAAACGCGAATACCTGCGCCGCCTGAAGGCCGCCTTTGATGCCGCCGGCATCGAGATCCCCTACCCGCACCTCACCGTGTACGCCGGTCAGGACCACGCCGGCAAGGCCACCGCGTTCCGCGTGCGCCCGCCCGAAGCGGCCTGA
- the moaA gene encoding GTP 3',8-cyclase MoaA encodes MEDPFGHRISYLRVSVTDRCNERCRYCMPEEEQPWFAKEDTLTYDEMLRVVRVGATLGIKRIRVTGGEPLTRPGIAGFCGELTKIPGIEGVAISTNGTLLAKTDKGRTLAEQLAQGGVRTANISLDSLDRAVYQRTTSRDLLPRVLEGIDAAIDAGFESIRLNCVLMKNQTERELPALIDYAASKNALLRFIELMPVSTQEVLSEANFLPIATAKKLVEQTTGPLIEEPDFKTNGPAVYHRVPATDQKIGFIGAMTNLHFCENCNKLRLTCDGKLRPCLGSFLEFDLRSVLRGGCDDAELAAFFQNVVARKPKEHDFRHNYQPNRRMIAIGG; translated from the coding sequence GTGGAAGACCCCTTCGGCCATCGCATCTCCTATCTGCGCGTCTCCGTCACCGACCGGTGCAACGAACGCTGCCGTTATTGCATGCCCGAGGAGGAGCAGCCGTGGTTCGCCAAGGAAGACACGCTCACCTACGATGAAATGCTGCGTGTCGTGCGTGTGGGGGCCACACTCGGCATCAAACGCATCCGTGTCACGGGTGGCGAGCCGCTGACACGCCCTGGCATCGCCGGATTCTGCGGCGAACTGACGAAAATCCCCGGCATTGAAGGCGTCGCCATCTCCACCAACGGCACCTTGCTCGCCAAAACCGACAAGGGACGCACTCTTGCCGAACAACTTGCCCAAGGAGGGGTCCGCACGGCCAACATCTCGCTTGATTCCCTCGACCGCGCCGTTTACCAGCGCACCACGAGCCGCGATCTCCTGCCGCGCGTGCTGGAAGGCATCGATGCTGCCATCGACGCCGGTTTTGAATCCATCCGCCTCAACTGCGTTCTCATGAAGAACCAGACCGAACGCGAGCTTCCCGCCTTGATCGACTATGCGGCCAGCAAGAACGCCCTGCTCCGCTTCATCGAACTCATGCCCGTCAGCACCCAGGAAGTGCTCAGTGAGGCTAACTTCCTGCCCATCGCCACGGCGAAGAAGCTCGTCGAGCAAACGACCGGTCCGCTCATTGAGGAGCCTGATTTCAAAACGAATGGCCCCGCCGTCTATCACCGTGTCCCCGCCACCGACCAGAAGATCGGCTTCATCGGCGCGATGACCAACCTGCACTTCTGTGAGAACTGCAACAAGCTCCGCCTCACCTGCGACGGCAAGCTGCGCCCCTGCCTCGGCAGTTTCCTGGAGTTTGACCTGCGCAGCGTTCTACGCGGCGGCTGTGACGATGCCGAACTCGCCGCGTTCTTCCAAAACGTCGTCGCCCGCAAGCCCAAGGAGCACGACTTCCGCCACAACTACCAGCCGAACCGCCGCATGATCGCGATTGGGGGGTGA
- a CDS encoding ATP-binding protein — protein sequence MTTLCLVLTLLLAACLITWMQREKHWLRRWEGVAKSIGMRARDANQLPEQAGALYHARQQAEQQAEQRRVFETLLGEISQGIALVDEHLHIRYANQPLKKLLNRQEIRPGRALIEEVRDHQIASLVQEAMLEKRHTVRRIQMLPSSVGAGTDLGGRHFLIESAPLPTTSGGGAWLMIQDITESAMTEQIRQDFVANASHELRTPLTIINGYIEMMQDGGTPNPASMKKCLDVMEKHGKRIARIIEDMLAISRLEDSSTPLNCEPFSVRACVQDAADHLAPMMEGRNVRLEFDFPKDGGKLQGDRFYWDQVFTNLIENSVKENNRPGLVIRVSGEWQQDHCILKVSDNGIGIPAHDLPFVFKRFYRGNKHHSSEIKGTGLGLSIVKRAVEAHGGTIELTSTPGVETSFTMRVPLQHTKA from the coding sequence ATGACCACGCTCTGCCTCGTCCTCACCCTGCTGCTGGCCGCGTGTCTCATCACCTGGATGCAGCGTGAAAAGCACTGGCTGCGGCGGTGGGAGGGCGTGGCAAAATCCATCGGCATGCGGGCACGGGATGCGAACCAACTGCCGGAGCAGGCAGGTGCCCTTTATCACGCCCGCCAGCAGGCCGAGCAGCAGGCGGAACAACGGCGCGTTTTTGAAACCCTGCTGGGCGAGATCAGCCAGGGCATCGCGCTGGTGGACGAGCACCTGCACATCCGTTACGCCAACCAACCGCTGAAAAAACTCCTCAACCGCCAGGAAATCCGTCCCGGCCGCGCCCTCATCGAGGAAGTGCGCGATCACCAGATCGCCAGCCTCGTGCAGGAGGCCATGCTGGAAAAACGCCACACCGTGCGCCGCATCCAGATGCTGCCGTCTTCTGTCGGCGCCGGGACGGACCTCGGCGGACGCCATTTCCTCATCGAATCTGCCCCGCTGCCCACCACGTCCGGCGGTGGTGCCTGGCTCATGATCCAGGACATCACCGAATCCGCGATGACCGAGCAGATCCGGCAGGATTTCGTCGCCAATGCGTCGCATGAGTTGCGCACACCGCTCACCATCATCAACGGCTACATCGAAATGATGCAGGACGGCGGCACGCCCAATCCCGCCTCGATGAAAAAATGCCTCGATGTGATGGAGAAGCACGGCAAGCGCATCGCCCGCATCATCGAGGACATGCTCGCCATCTCGCGTTTGGAAGATTCCAGCACGCCCCTGAACTGCGAACCCTTCAGCGTCCGCGCCTGCGTGCAGGATGCCGCTGATCATCTGGCCCCCATGATGGAAGGCCGCAACGTGCGCCTTGAGTTCGATTTTCCCAAGGATGGAGGCAAACTCCAGGGCGACCGCTTTTACTGGGACCAGGTCTTCACCAACCTCATCGAAAACTCCGTCAAGGAGAACAACCGGCCCGGCCTCGTCATCCGCGTCTCCGGTGAATGGCAGCAGGACCACTGCATCCTCAAAGTCAGCGACAACGGCATTGGCATCCCCGCGCACGACCTGCCCTTCGTCTTCAAACGCTTCTATCGGGGGAACAAGCATCACTCCTCGGAGATCAAGGGCACCGGGCTCGGGCTTTCCATCGTCAAACGGGCGGTCGAGGCCCATGGCGGCACAATCGAGCTCACCAGCACGCCGGGCGTCGAAACGAGCTTCACCATGCGCGTACCATTGCAGCATACGAAGGCTTGA
- a CDS encoding DUF1501 domain-containing protein gives MKQELATKLVRSGEITRRDFAAKTASSLLGVGLLGNSLTSKSFAAFEGSSKLKQAATAKNVIYLYMSGGQSHMDTWDPKEGVETAGPTKPIKTSADGVRISEYLPLTAQQMHHGTVINSLTSTQGAHEQGNYMMHTSYELRGTIRHPAMGAWLNVFQGGGNSTLPNFVFIGNDSRHPGAGFFPAAQAPLFVSNPENGLKNIKNGAPEDKFKARMKLADELDQDFRKTFPHRNVKAYADMYDDAMAMMKSEDLKAFDLTEEPGELRAAYGREAFGQGCLLARRLVERGVRFVEVSLGGWDTHNANFVAVPERCETLDKGLATLVSDLHNRGLLEDTLIVLTSEFGRTPDINQNVGRDHYPKAFSAVMFGGGVKGGYTYGKTDKEGREVVEDKVKIMDFNASIAYALGLPLDHVIYSPSKRPFTIADKGQPITNLFA, from the coding sequence ATGAAACAGGAACTCGCCACCAAACTCGTTCGCTCCGGTGAAATCACCCGTCGCGACTTCGCCGCCAAAACCGCTTCCTCGCTTCTTGGGGTCGGCCTTCTTGGCAACTCGCTCACCAGCAAGTCCTTCGCCGCCTTTGAGGGCTCCTCGAAGCTCAAGCAGGCTGCCACCGCGAAAAACGTCATCTACCTCTACATGAGCGGTGGTCAGTCCCACATGGACACCTGGGATCCGAAGGAAGGCGTCGAAACCGCCGGCCCGACGAAGCCCATCAAGACCAGCGCCGACGGCGTCCGCATCTCCGAGTATCTGCCGCTCACCGCGCAGCAGATGCACCACGGCACCGTGATCAACTCGCTCACCTCCACCCAGGGCGCGCACGAGCAGGGCAACTACATGATGCACACCAGCTATGAGCTGCGCGGTACCATCCGCCACCCTGCCATGGGAGCCTGGCTCAATGTGTTCCAGGGCGGTGGCAACAGCACCCTGCCAAACTTCGTCTTCATCGGCAATGACAGCCGCCATCCCGGCGCAGGCTTCTTCCCCGCCGCGCAGGCCCCGCTGTTCGTCAGCAATCCTGAAAACGGCCTCAAGAACATCAAAAACGGCGCTCCTGAGGACAAATTCAAGGCTCGTATGAAGCTGGCCGACGAACTCGACCAGGACTTCCGCAAAACCTTCCCACACCGCAACGTGAAGGCCTATGCCGACATGTACGATGACGCCATGGCGATGATGAAGTCAGAAGACTTGAAGGCCTTCGACCTCACCGAGGAACCCGGCGAACTCCGCGCTGCCTATGGTCGCGAAGCCTTTGGCCAGGGTTGCTTGCTCGCCCGTCGTCTCGTTGAGCGCGGTGTCCGTTTCGTCGAAGTCTCTCTCGGCGGCTGGGACACCCACAACGCCAACTTCGTCGCCGTGCCGGAGCGCTGCGAAACGCTCGACAAGGGTCTTGCCACTCTCGTGTCCGACCTGCACAACCGCGGTCTGCTGGAGGACACCCTCATCGTGCTGACCTCCGAGTTCGGCCGCACGCCTGACATCAATCAGAACGTCGGTCGTGACCACTATCCGAAGGCTTTCTCCGCCGTCATGTTCGGTGGTGGCGTCAAAGGTGGCTACACCTACGGCAAGACCGACAAGGAAGGTCGCGAAGTCGTTGAGGACAAGGTCAAGATCATGGACTTCAACGCCTCCATCGCCTACGCGCTGGGTCTTCCGCTCGACCACGTCATCTACAGCCCCAGCAAGCGTCCGTTCACGATTGCTGACAAAGGCCAGCCGATCACCAATCTCTTCGCGTAA
- the moaC gene encoding cyclic pyranopterin monophosphate synthase MoaC, with protein sequence MSKLTHLNRKGEAAMVDVSAKPPMRREAVAEGRIMLAPTTLELIRKNQIKKGDVLSIARIAGIQAAKQTQHLIPLCHQIPLSKVQIDFDLRPKAVHITATAITVAATGVEMEALTAVSIAALTIYDMCKAADKKMRIEGIRLVSKTKQSL encoded by the coding sequence ATGAGCAAACTGACTCACCTCAATCGCAAAGGCGAAGCCGCCATGGTGGATGTCTCCGCCAAACCGCCCATGCGCCGTGAAGCCGTCGCCGAAGGCCGCATCATGCTCGCCCCGACCACGCTTGAGCTCATTCGGAAGAATCAAATCAAGAAGGGCGACGTGCTCAGCATCGCGCGCATCGCCGGCATCCAGGCCGCGAAGCAGACGCAGCACCTTATTCCGCTCTGCCACCAGATCCCGCTCAGCAAAGTGCAGATCGACTTCGATCTGCGTCCCAAGGCCGTTCACATCACCGCCACTGCCATCACGGTGGCCGCGACTGGTGTCGAGATGGAGGCTCTCACGGCTGTCAGCATCGCCGCGCTGACGATCTACGACATGTGCAAAGCCGCCGACAAGAAGATGCGGATCGAAGGCATTCGTCTGGTGAGCAAGACCAAGCAGAGCTTGTGA